The Spirochaetales bacterium genome contains the following window.
CACCCCTTTGTATTGATAATCAGACAAAACGCCAGTTCGGAATCCATTGAAGCCAGAATCTGATATAGTTCGTGTCAAAAGGAACTCCGGCGATAATCGGATAAAACATGATAAAGAGAATGAGGGCGATGAGAAAATATACGTAAATCGTCACGTTGATTCCTTTTATCACCATATTTTTACGGATTCCGTCCCGCATCTTTCGTTCGATAAACGGTACTAATCTTTCCTTTGCCGCCCTGACGCAGTAGATGATGCATAAGATGATAAAGGGGACACTCGCGAAAAAATGATAAATGAAGGTACAGGTCCGCGGAGAGATTACCCAGGGAAGGTACTGGGATCCAAGTGCGATCAGGATAACGATCCGTCCGTCACCCTTCGTGAAACCTTCGCGCAAAAAACGGAAAAGCACCTTTTTTATGGTGAGATTGCCCGGGGATCTGTCCATAACGAGGTAAAACCGGACAAAACAGCCGAAAAACGACACAATCGTGATCACGACCGCGGCGAGGCTTCCCGTCCACCAGACGGCCGGGTTGCCGAACGCGTAGAGACGCTGGGTCTGGCCGGGGGGCAGACCGTTCGCCACATGGTACCACATCGGTCTTGTCATAATGGGCCATTCCCACCAGCGCGATACAAAGGGATGTTCCATATTCCGTGAATGGTAATCGATCATCCCCCAGACGGTGCTGTACACCCACCCCAGAAACGAGGGGTTATGCGGGTTTTTCCCGATTTCCGGTACCGCCCAGAGAGGAAGAAAGGCGAGGGTGTAGATGGTGACGGGGATGACGAAGAAAAAGACGACGACGCCGAGGACAATTGTCGTCATCGTATACAGCCAGAAGCGGCCGGTCACTGTTTCGACCCGCAGTTGTTCTTCCGGGGCGGATTCGAATTCACCCGAGGCGAGCCGGTCCTTCATCATTCTGTATTCGGTCCACTTTTTCACGAGCGCCAGTATCCCGATAATGAACAGCCCGATGACCGCGTACACGGCGATCCATTTGCTTGCCGCCCCCAGACCGAAGCAGACGCCGGAGAGGAGAAGCGGGATGAGGGTGCGGTAGAACTTCATCCGGTAATAGCTCGTCTGGTAATAACGGTACATGAAATAGGTCATGAGTATGATAAAAAACACGCCGTATGTATCGATGGTCGCGATTCTCGTCTGGGTAAAGTGCATGAAATCGACGGCCATGAGGAAAGCGGCGAAAAAGGCGTACTCCGTTTTTTTGAAAAGCTGCTTTCCGAAGGCGTACATAAGCGGCACCATGAGGATGCCGAAAAAGGTACCCATGAATCGCCACCCGAAAGGAACCATCCCGAAAATGAGGATACCCAGCGCGATAATGAGTTTCCCGAGCGGCGGGTGGGTGTCTTCGTACGGATTCCGTCCCTGAATGTGTTCCATCGCCGTCCTGCCGTGGTACTGTTCGTCGAACCCGGGAGACATACCGCTGAAGTGCGAAGGCCGGGGGTCAAAGGTGTCCTGTTCGTCAAAGAGGTTATCGATGGAACCTTCATCCAGCTGACTCAACCCGTCTCCCGCCTCGACGGATACGATTGGAAGCGGTTTCGTGATATCTTCACCGGTGAAAACGACTTCCATAAGCCATGAACGCGGTTTTTCGACCGTGATCTTCATGTACCTGGCTTTTACGTTCGTCACCTTGTAATACCAGTAGTAGATCGTATCCGGTCCCATGGAGGTGATATGCGACCAGGTTTCGCCGTCCGGTGACGCGTCGACCTCGTATTTCGCGTCCGGCCCGTGCCCGCCGACCAGGCCCTGGAAATAGTAGATACGCCGCACGGTCTGTTCTTTTCCGAAATCGACGATGACATTTTCACCCCGCGACGCGGGCCGCCAGTAGGTCTGCGGGGCCGAAAGAGAGCCGAGATTCAAGAAAGCGGTAATTGCATACGCACCGGTCAAAATGCCGGCAAGGGCCACGTCCCTCCATGAATAGGACACCGTGCCGTCTTTTCCCCGCTCGATACCGGTAAAAAGCGAGCCGACACCTGGTTTCAATCGGGGCTTGATCAGTAAAAAGTATATGAGAAAACCGATGACGACGGAAAACAGAACGACGCTGAGGGCGATATATATGATGTTCGATTCGCCGTTCTCTTTTTTAAAGACGGCAAGCTCGTCCTCACTGACGATATCCTTGACCTCAAGACCGTATGTGTCTTTGACTTCCTCGAGCCGGAAGTCGTCGAATGACGCCTTTCCCGTATTGTCGTTCCCGAAATTACCGAGTCTGACAGCGACAGTCATTGTCTTTTGATCGGGACCGGTCCGCACATAAAACTCGCGGTATTCCCATGTACCGGCGGTGTCCCTGACGTCTTTCGATATTTCGAAGAAATTCGCGCGCATGACGCTGAGGTTGGCGCCGGTTCTCTTTTCTCCGATATTTTCCGCTTTAATCCGGCAGGAAAGCCGGTACACGGTCAGCGGTTTCACGATCACCGTCTGTACAAGCCGCGCGTCGTTCGAATTGACATTTTCGATGGTGACATAAGACGACCCGGAAATGGCACCGTCTGATTCACTGTAATAACGGGTATATCCGTCTTTTGTCTGCCAGGCGTCCTTTGTCCAGTGGACGGGAAGGTCCATATAGATATTCTCGAAATCTCCGTTGAGTACGAGATTTTCTTCGCCAAAGGTAAAGACACAAAGCAACAGGGAAACAAAAACCGTGAGTGCAACCTTCTTCATTTTATTACTCTCCTATGACACTCGTATACACTTCCCACCGGGGATGATCGTTCGGGCAATAATCGCAGAAGATGATCTGCTGCCATGTTTCGATACAGATTTCACCGTCCATGATCACAAAGGTTTCGGAAGGTCCCATGACGGCCGAACGGATATGGGCATGGCCGTTGTCGTCGTGCCATCGCTTCGAGTGTTCGTAAAAATCGTGCCTGGGGGCGAATTTTTCGAGTGCCGTCTCGAGATCGGAAAGACATCCCGGTTCGTATTCGAGTGTGGTTATCGCGCAGACGCTTCTTCCCGCCTGAACGGTCACCTGGCCGTTGTTGACGCCCGATTCCCCGACGACGCGGCGGATATCGTCCGTGATATCACGCACGATGTGGCCTTCCGGCATATGAAATGTCAGCTTTTTTGTGTATACCTTCATGTAAGGTCCTCCGTCTTTTTTGTAGGATTGTACTGATTGAATCCCTCTCCTGTCAAGCAATAATACCTCCGTTCGTACCGGTCAACTGAACGTCGGGGGCGTCGATAGAAACGGGATTCCCGCTTATATAAAAAATCCTCGCAATAAAAACAAATATATCCTATACTAATGGAGAGGGGGAAGACGGTGGAACGAACGAATATCCTGAAAGTATATACGAATCACAATCAGGAGGAAAATGTCATAATCATTCACCCGAACGACGGTCTCGATATCGGTCTCATGAACAGCTCTCATTCGATAAAGTTGTCATTGCAGCTTGTGAGGGATCCGGGTCCGTTTTCATCGGACTGGATGATTGACGGAAGCATCATGCTCGAAAACGGCTGCAAGACAGGCAGCATCGAGTTGAGCACGAAACTCTGGAAAAATTTCGGAAAACCGGATAATCTTGCAATCGTGAAAAACAACGACAATATCTTCCTCATGCAAAAATAAGAGAATAATAAAAAAATAACGATATAAGGAAACATAAAATGACGAAAACATCTTCCGGTCTCGCAATTATCCCGGTCGTACTGGCGGTACTAAGCCTCACGGTCATTTTTCCCTCCTCCTGTGTCAGCGGCGGCGATTCCGCGGAACCGGACGAGTGGGTGGATTATGGAACGGTCGGGGACAATCCGCCGCCCCCCGCCCTCCCGTCAAAAGACGATTATATCGACACGGTGTATGAAGAGGGCGATTTCAGGATTGCCGATAACGGGGTCGTATCGGGCATTTTCGTGCACCCGGATGACGACTGGGGCGTTATCCGGGCGGCCTCCGATTTAAAGGCCGACATCGGCAAGGTAACGGGAAAGACCCCCCGTCTTTTGAAAAAACCCGGTGAATCGGGCGGCCATGCGATCATCATCGGGACGATCGGCAGGAGCCCCGTCATCGACGGTCTGATCGAATCGGGGAAACTCGAAGCGGAAGACATTCGGGACGGCTGGGAGTCGTTCGTGATCCAGGTGGTGGATGACCCGTTGCCTTGGGTTCAAAAAGGACTTGTTATCGCTGGAAGCGACAGGAGGGGGACGATATACGGTATTTACGACCTCTCATCCCGGATCGGCGTTTCCCCGTGGCATTACTGGGCCGACGTCCCACCGAAAGAGAAGAAAACGATCGCCGTCAAACCGGGCAGGTGGAAACAGGGAGAACCGTCGATACGATACCGGGGCATCTTTCTCAACGACGAAGCCCCGTGCCTCAGCGGGTGGGTCGACGGGACCTTCGGGGATTTTACCCACGAGTTTTACGAAAAGGTCTTCGAACTCCTTCTCCGGTTGAAGGCGAATTACCTCTGGCCGGCCATGTGGGACAACGCGTTCAGCGACGACGATCCCCTCAATCCCCGGCTCGCGGACAGATACGGTATCGTGATGGGAACCTCTCATCATGAACCGATGATGCGGGCCCACAAGGAATGGAAGAAATACGGAAGCGGTGAGTGGAATTACGCGGAAAACGGGAAAGCGCTTCGTGATTTCTGGGACGCGGGCATGAAGAGGAACGGGGACTATGAAAACATCGTGACGGTCGGGATGAGGGGTGACGGTGACGAACCCATGCCCGGGAACTCCCTCGGGGAGAAAATTGGGCTTCTCGAGCAAATAATCACCGACCAGCGCAGGATTATCGCATCGAGGGTCGATCCCGATGTCACCCTCGTGCCCCAGGTCTGGGCCATCTACAAGGAAGTCCAGGATTTTTATGATGCCGGGATGGAGGTCCCGGACGACATCACTTTACTCTGGTGCGACGACAATTTCGGCAACGTAAGACGCCTGCCGACCCCGGAAGAACGGAAACGCAAAGGAGGCGCCGGCGTTTATTACCATTTCGATTACGTGGGGGGGCCGCGTTCATACAAGTGGATCAATACGGTACCGATCACCAAAATCTGGGAACAGATGCATATGGCATACGAATACGGCGCGCGCCGGATATGGATCGTCAATGCCGGCGACCTCAAACCCATGGAGTTCCCGATCTCCTTTTTCCTCGATCTGGCGTGGAACGCAAAACGCTGGGACGGGGAGACGGTATGGCACTTCGCGGTCGAATGGGCGGAAGAGCAATTCGGAAGCGGCTATGCCCGCGATATCGCCGATATCCTTCTGAAATACACGAAATATAATGGAAGAATAAAGCCGGAAATAGTCAGTGAAACGACCTACAGCCTCCTCAATTACCGGGAAGCCGAACGCGTCGTTTCGGAATGGAAGGAAATCGTCCGAAAGGCGGAAACGATATACGGGGGTCTTCCCGCTTCGTACCGGGACGCCTTTTTCCAGCTTGTCCTTTATCCCGCCCGTGCCTCGATGAGGGTGACGGAAATGCACTATTACGCGGCGGTCAATCGTCTTTACTACAAACAGGAGCGGTCGCTCGCGAACCTCTATGCCGGCCTTACCCAAAAGACATACGACGACGAGGCTACGGACACATTTTACTACAATCGACTCATGGCGGACGGCAAGTGGAATCGTATGATGGATCAGCCCCATATCGGATCGACATCCTGGGACGGCCCCAAGGTGGACAAGATGCCGGAAGTATATAAAAACGCCCCGCAAAAGGAAGCGGCCATGGGGGTCGCCGTCGAGGGATCGGCCGCGGCATGGCCCGGTTCGGAGGAACCGTGCGCGTTACCCGCCTTCAGCCGGTACGCGGATGAAACCTACCGTATCGATGTCTTCAACAGGGGGAGCACCCCTTTTCCTTTCACGGCGGTCCCGAAACAGCCATGGATCGCGGTTTCCGTCCGGGAAGGGATCGTGGTCACCGAACAGCGGCTGCTCGTCGATATTGTGTGGGAAAAGGCACCGCGGGGAAAGGCGATACGCGGAACGATCGTCATAACAGGCCCTGACGGAGTAAAAGTCGATGTCAGGGTTTCGGCTTTCAATCCCCGTTCGCCGAAAAAAAACCACATTACCGGTTTCGCTGAAAGTTCGGGGTATGTGTCCATTGAAGCGGAACACTATACTCAAAAGACCGATACGGAAGGCGCTTCCTGGAAGCGGATCTACGATTACGGGCGGACCGGTTCTTCGATGGCGATCGTGCCCGTCACCGCCCCAGGCGTCACCGAAGCGGATGACGCTCCCCGTCTCGAATACGACCTCTGGATCTTCAATCCCGGCGAGGTCACGGTAACGACCTATACCGCGCCGTCTTTGAACGTCGATCCGTCCCGCGGACTGCGGTACGCCGTATCCTTTGACGATGATGAGCCCGTTATCGTCGACACATTCAGGCCCGATCAGGACGGATATTACACGGACAAGGAATGGAGCCGGGCGGTCCTGGATAATGTCTGCCTTGAAGAGACGGTCCACACCATACGGTCCGCGGGAAACCATACGCTGAAGATCCGGATGGTCGACCCGGGTATCGTACTTCAAAAAATAGTCATCGATACCGGGGGAGTCAAGGAAAGCTATCTCGGTCCGCCGGAAAGCCCGCCGGGGGCCGGATACGCCGGTAAGGAAAGCGGAATCCCGCCCGCCGATCCCGCCGTCCTGCCCGGAACGATCGAGGCGGAACATTATAACGACGGGGCGGCCGGCACGGCGTGGTTCGACACGAC
Protein-coding sequences here:
- a CDS encoding phospholipid carrier-dependent glycosyltransferase gives rise to the protein MKKVALTVFVSLLLCVFTFGEENLVLNGDFENIYMDLPVHWTKDAWQTKDGYTRYYSESDGAISGSSYVTIENVNSNDARLVQTVIVKPLTVYRLSCRIKAENIGEKRTGANLSVMRANFFEISKDVRDTAGTWEYREFYVRTGPDQKTMTVAVRLGNFGNDNTGKASFDDFRLEEVKDTYGLEVKDIVSEDELAVFKKENGESNIIYIALSVVLFSVVIGFLIYFLLIKPRLKPGVGSLFTGIERGKDGTVSYSWRDVALAGILTGAYAITAFLNLGSLSAPQTYWRPASRGENVIVDFGKEQTVRRIYYFQGLVGGHGPDAKYEVDASPDGETWSHITSMGPDTIYYWYYKVTNVKARYMKITVEKPRSWLMEVVFTGEDITKPLPIVSVEAGDGLSQLDEGSIDNLFDEQDTFDPRPSHFSGMSPGFDEQYHGRTAMEHIQGRNPYEDTHPPLGKLIIALGILIFGMVPFGWRFMGTFFGILMVPLMYAFGKQLFKKTEYAFFAAFLMAVDFMHFTQTRIATIDTYGVFFIILMTYFMYRYYQTSYYRMKFYRTLIPLLLSGVCFGLGAASKWIAVYAVIGLFIIGILALVKKWTEYRMMKDRLASGEFESAPEEQLRVETVTGRFWLYTMTTIVLGVVVFFFVIPVTIYTLAFLPLWAVPEIGKNPHNPSFLGWVYSTVWGMIDYHSRNMEHPFVSRWWEWPIMTRPMWYHVANGLPPGQTQRLYAFGNPAVWWTGSLAAVVITIVSFFGCFVRFYLVMDRSPGNLTIKKVLFRFLREGFTKGDGRIVILIALGSQYLPWVISPRTCTFIYHFFASVPFIILCIIYCVRAAKERLVPFIERKMRDGIRKNMVIKGINVTIYVYFLIALILFIMFYPIIAGVPFDTNYIRFWLQWIPNWRFV
- a CDS encoding YjbQ family protein, producing MKVYTKKLTFHMPEGHIVRDITDDIRRVVGESGVNNGQVTVQAGRSVCAITTLEYEPGCLSDLETALEKFAPRHDFYEHSKRWHDDNGHAHIRSAVMGPSETFVIMDGEICIETWQQIIFCDYCPNDHPRWEVYTSVIGE
- a CDS encoding glycosyl hydrolase 115 family protein, translated to MTKTSSGLAIIPVVLAVLSLTVIFPSSCVSGGDSAEPDEWVDYGTVGDNPPPPALPSKDDYIDTVYEEGDFRIADNGVVSGIFVHPDDDWGVIRAASDLKADIGKVTGKTPRLLKKPGESGGHAIIIGTIGRSPVIDGLIESGKLEAEDIRDGWESFVIQVVDDPLPWVQKGLVIAGSDRRGTIYGIYDLSSRIGVSPWHYWADVPPKEKKTIAVKPGRWKQGEPSIRYRGIFLNDEAPCLSGWVDGTFGDFTHEFYEKVFELLLRLKANYLWPAMWDNAFSDDDPLNPRLADRYGIVMGTSHHEPMMRAHKEWKKYGSGEWNYAENGKALRDFWDAGMKRNGDYENIVTVGMRGDGDEPMPGNSLGEKIGLLEQIITDQRRIIASRVDPDVTLVPQVWAIYKEVQDFYDAGMEVPDDITLLWCDDNFGNVRRLPTPEERKRKGGAGVYYHFDYVGGPRSYKWINTVPITKIWEQMHMAYEYGARRIWIVNAGDLKPMEFPISFFLDLAWNAKRWDGETVWHFAVEWAEEQFGSGYARDIADILLKYTKYNGRIKPEIVSETTYSLLNYREAERVVSEWKEIVRKAETIYGGLPASYRDAFFQLVLYPARASMRVTEMHYYAAVNRLYYKQERSLANLYAGLTQKTYDDEATDTFYYNRLMADGKWNRMMDQPHIGSTSWDGPKVDKMPEVYKNAPQKEAAMGVAVEGSAAAWPGSEEPCALPAFSRYADETYRIDVFNRGSTPFPFTAVPKQPWIAVSVREGIVVTEQRLLVDIVWEKAPRGKAIRGTIVITGPDGVKVDVRVSAFNPRSPKKNHITGFAESSGYVSIEAEHYTQKTDTEGASWKRIYDYGRTGSSMAIVPVTAPGVTEADDAPRLEYDLWIFNPGEVTVTTYTAPSLNVDPSRGLRYAVSFDDDEPVIVDTFRPDQDGYYTDKEWSRAVLDNVCLEETVHTIRSAGNHTLKIRMVDPGIVLQKIVIDTGGVKESYLGPPESPPGAGYAGKESGIPPADPAVLPGTIEAEHYNDGAAGTAWFDTTPGNAGAVYRKDDVDIFKAGSGNLVVELDAGEWLTYDIYAECGTGFRAEITASSEAAAGAVCHIDCDGEDISGPVTIATAGSPDGYAAVTVPLLVIDQGIHRLGLVVDEGKARIDRISLSTSNGNVWIEAEQAAGQPLFNPFYVQSDPTASREAYIVVPSETVTSPPKKGIASYTFRASGDVNVWMRLHAPDSNSDSLYVRIDDSGWQTWNSIEGASLKQTWVFFRKIFGLEDGLHTIRIARREAGVKLDKILVTPNLDFVPGRIPVEAESAAGGPAFSPFRVAVDPDVSGGNYIAMKAKDVTNPPEKGIASFPFDAEGSVNVWLNLHMPDANESSFFIRIDDGYWQVLENLETAKGEWTWVRWRRLDNLSQKTHTLQVAGRNGEVKLDEILVTDDLAFIPGNFANKPVPVPGRIEAEDYNKGLNGIAYYDTTAGNECEVYRNDDVDICTGNDSYVVGYTANREWLTYEVEVEPAVSYTVEIGASNGTENPRTCHLECDNADIIRPGGVSIPSTGDWDTYVPVTVTGVSIPAGRHTLRLFIDMSYINIDYLLFTKEGE